Proteins encoded within one genomic window of Magnetospirillum sp. 15-1:
- a CDS encoding 4'-phosphopantetheinyl transferase superfamily protein, with translation MEAPRLALAPFAASQAEGVYSEDDLRRAAPPFGSEARRRQFLETRRLARSLLPPGRWGIGADKDGRPLILPAGAGDLSLSHAGGWAAAALVEDGRVGVDIEVVREGRNVRILAERFLSPAECRVVVAEGQPAFLAFWTMREAVSKLWGRGLAEALALDGSILPAGRNSRCAGLSQGRPWVMAHRQMGEVQLALAWSPPDSVPGEQAEALVWDAVTALAD, from the coding sequence ATGGAGGCGCCCCGTCTGGCCCTGGCGCCTTTCGCCGCCTCGCAGGCCGAGGGCGTCTATTCCGAAGACGATCTGCGCCGCGCCGCCCCCCCGTTCGGCAGCGAGGCGAGGCGGCGGCAGTTTCTGGAAACCCGGCGTCTGGCCCGCTCGCTGCTGCCGCCCGGCCGCTGGGGCATCGGTGCCGATAAGGACGGGCGCCCGCTGATTCTGCCCGCCGGGGCCGGAGACCTGTCCCTCTCCCATGCCGGGGGCTGGGCGGCGGCGGCGCTGGTCGAAGACGGGCGCGTCGGTGTCGACATCGAGGTCGTCCGGGAGGGACGGAATGTCCGGATTCTGGCCGAGCGTTTTCTGTCTCCCGCCGAGTGCCGCGTGGTGGTCGCCGAGGGCCAGCCCGCCTTTCTGGCCTTCTGGACCATGCGGGAAGCGGTGTCCAAGCTGTGGGGCCGGGGACTGGCCGAGGCTCTGGCCCTGGACGGATCGATTCTGCCCGCCGGCCGCAATTCCCGCTGTGCCGGCCTATCGCAGGGACGGCCCTGGGTGATGGCCCACCGCCAGATGGGCGAGGTGCAATTGGCCCTGGCCTGGTCGCCGCCGGATTCCGTGCCGGGCGAGCAGGCGGAGGCGCTGGTATGGGACGCCGTGACGGCCCTTGCCGACTGA
- a CDS encoding SGNH/GDSL hydrolase family protein → MRGSYKDPGAIQILTIGGSTTDQRFIGDGQTWQDYLSQALGGAVVVNAGIDGQSTVGHLRAFDRWLSQIPGLKPRFVLAYIGVNDAHLQGRQQWDEMASPTVWRRVERYVANHSALVQVVSTIQGTLKARNAHVVHGGTDVAHGPWVAGPAPAPGQAVDPVLLDAYQQRVAALIARIRTMGAQAVIVTQSRSDYRVDGDGRPLGRVSASGAVDFGSWAMQTAFNRRALAACEQAGAVCIDLGGRLTFEDGDFYDWVHTTPAGNRRIADWLASRLAPTLR, encoded by the coding sequence TTGCGTGGTTCTTACAAGGACCCGGGCGCCATCCAGATCCTGACCATCGGCGGTTCGACCACGGACCAGCGCTTCATCGGCGACGGCCAGACCTGGCAGGATTACCTGTCGCAGGCCCTGGGCGGTGCGGTGGTGGTCAATGCCGGCATCGACGGCCAGTCGACGGTGGGCCATCTGCGGGCCTTCGATCGCTGGCTGTCGCAGATTCCCGGCCTGAAGCCGCGCTTCGTCCTGGCCTATATCGGGGTCAACGACGCCCATCTGCAGGGTCGGCAGCAATGGGACGAGATGGCTTCGCCCACCGTCTGGCGCCGTGTCGAGCGCTATGTCGCCAATCATTCCGCCCTGGTGCAGGTGGTCTCGACCATCCAGGGGACGCTGAAGGCCCGCAACGCCCACGTGGTGCACGGCGGCACCGACGTGGCGCACGGTCCCTGGGTGGCGGGGCCGGCGCCCGCGCCCGGACAGGCGGTCGACCCCGTCCTGCTCGACGCCTATCAGCAACGGGTCGCCGCCCTGATCGCCCGTATCAGGACCATGGGAGCCCAGGCGGTCATCGTCACCCAAAGCCGTTCCGACTACCGGGTCGATGGCGACGGCCGGCCGTTGGGACGAGTGTCGGCCTCCGGCGCGGTGGATTTCGGCTCCTGGGCCATGCAGACCGCCTTCAACCGTCGGGCTCTGGCCGCCTGCGAGCAGGCGGGTGCCGTCTGCATCGACCTGGGCGGCCGGCTGACCTTCGAGGACGGTGATTTCTACGACTGGGTCCACACCACGCCGGCCGGCAACCGCCGCATCGCCGACTGGCTGGCATCCCGGCTGGCGCCGACCCTGCGCTGA
- the holA gene encoding DNA polymerase III subunit delta, with product MKLSGSRVEAFVKAPDPSVRAVLVFGPDLGLVRERVQRLIRSVVPDASDPFRVAELSPAALKEIPSRLADEAAAMALGGGRRVVVLRDAGDGQSGAVSSFLARPMGDALVVVEGGELGPRSNSLRKLFEGADNAAALACYGDEGGSLAGVIQEELKAAGLMAEPDAMAYLVEHLGGDRRLTRAELGKLALYMGGPGRVSLDDAVACVGDTAALGLDDLALSTADGDHAGAQRVLDRLLREGGQPVGMLRSVSRHFQRLHLAAGLMAQGKSADQAMAALKPPVIFKAADRFRRQLSRWPADRVGKALDLLTEAEVDCKTTGMPAAEITSRALMMIARAAARR from the coding sequence ATGAAGCTGAGCGGGTCGCGGGTCGAGGCGTTCGTCAAGGCGCCGGACCCGTCCGTCCGTGCCGTCCTGGTGTTCGGCCCCGATCTGGGGCTGGTGCGCGAAAGGGTGCAGCGGCTGATCCGCTCGGTGGTCCCTGACGCTTCCGATCCCTTCCGGGTCGCCGAGCTTTCTCCCGCCGCGCTGAAGGAGATTCCCTCCCGTCTCGCCGACGAAGCCGCCGCCATGGCTCTGGGCGGCGGACGGCGCGTGGTGGTGCTGCGCGATGCCGGCGATGGCCAGAGCGGGGCGGTGTCGTCGTTCCTGGCCCGGCCCATGGGTGATGCCCTGGTGGTGGTGGAGGGCGGCGAGCTCGGGCCGCGTTCGAACTCGCTGCGCAAGCTGTTCGAAGGCGCCGACAACGCCGCCGCCCTGGCCTGCTACGGCGACGAGGGCGGTTCGCTGGCCGGGGTGATCCAGGAAGAACTCAAGGCCGCCGGTCTGATGGCCGAACCCGACGCCATGGCCTATCTGGTCGAGCATCTGGGCGGCGACCGCCGTCTGACCCGTGCCGAGTTGGGCAAGCTGGCGCTTTACATGGGGGGGCCTGGGCGGGTGAGCCTGGACGACGCCGTCGCCTGCGTGGGTGATACCGCCGCCCTGGGTCTGGACGATCTGGCGTTGTCCACCGCCGATGGGGATCATGCCGGGGCGCAGCGGGTCCTTGACCGCCTGCTGCGCGAGGGTGGCCAGCCGGTGGGCATGCTGCGTTCGGTGTCGCGGCACTTTCAGCGCCTGCATCTGGCCGCCGGTCTGATGGCCCAGGGCAAGTCGGCGGATCAGGCCATGGCCGCCCTGAAGCCGCCGGTGATCTTCAAGGCGGCGGACCGGTTCCGCCGCCAGTTGTCGCGCTGGCCCGCCGACCGGGTGGGCAAGGCGCTGGACCTGCTGACCGAGGCCGAGGTCGATTGCAAGACCACCGGCATGCCGGCGGCCGAGATTACCTCGCGGGCGCTGATGATGATCGCCCGAGCGGCAGCGAGACGATGA
- the lptE gene encoding LPS assembly lipoprotein LptE → MDADLAAIRVGPIKDRVGQQLRNALLQRLSPRGEAADYTYNLDVTLSETVSNLGFRKDTFATAANLAMTAQVILTRNGQSILGENVTTTVYFDHLGPRYASVATERDAEERALNQLADDIRNRIAAAIQRYQANPNDERYRQRSIFRNEAGEARR, encoded by the coding sequence GTGGATGCCGATCTTGCCGCCATCCGCGTCGGTCCGATCAAGGACCGCGTCGGACAGCAATTGCGCAACGCCCTGCTGCAGCGCCTGTCGCCCCGGGGCGAGGCGGCCGACTACACCTACAATCTCGACGTTACCTTGAGCGAGACGGTGAGCAATCTCGGGTTCCGCAAGGATACCTTCGCCACCGCCGCCAATCTCGCCATGACGGCCCAGGTCATATTGACCCGCAACGGCCAGAGCATTCTGGGCGAAAACGTCACCACCACCGTCTATTTCGACCATCTGGGGCCGCGTTACGCCAGTGTGGCGACGGAGCGCGACGCCGAGGAGCGGGCGCTCAACCAGCTGGCGGACGATATTCGCAACCGTATCGCGGCGGCCATTCAACGATATCAGGCCAATCCCAACGACGAACGCTATCGCCAGCGCTCGATTTTCCGCAACGAAGCCGGCGAGGCGCGCCGATGA